Proteins encoded together in one Zonotrichia leucophrys gambelii isolate GWCS_2022_RI chromosome 1, RI_Zleu_2.0, whole genome shotgun sequence window:
- the CLSTN3 gene encoding LOW QUALITY PROTEIN: calsyntenin-3 (The sequence of the model RefSeq protein was modified relative to this genomic sequence to represent the inferred CDS: deleted 2 bases in 1 codon) encodes MLQCGAGPGGARPLPEVPPSLRAAAAAGARAWVLPGPAAAAAMGDPRPRAAVLLPLLCLCAALPGSSSNKANKHKPWIEAEYQGIVMENDNTVLLNPPLFALDKDAPLRYAGEICGFRIHGSGVPFEAVILDKATGEGLIRAKEPVDCEAHKEHTFTIQAYDCGEGPDGANTKKSHKATVHVRVNDVNEFAPVFVEKLYRVAVTEGKLYDRILRVEAIDGDCSPQYSQICYYEILTPNIPFLIDNDGNIENTEKLQYSADRVYKFTVTAYDCGKKRASDDAEVEIQVKPTCKPSWQGWNKRIEYTPGAGSLALFPTIHLETCDEPLWNIQATVELQTNHVAKGCDRDNYSEKSLRKLCGAASGEIDLLPVPSPTANWTARLSVHYSQDSSLIYWFNGSQAAQVPVVNGPNGHEGLSDHFTLSLWMKHAVVPSKGRREEETVICSTVRSEDGYSHYSLAVHGCRISFLYWPLLESARPVKFLWKLEQVCDDEWHHYALNLEFPTVTLYVDGVSYDPALIHDNGLIHPPRPEPSLMIGACWAEEKTKEKTKGSENTTDSVQGDPLSIHHYFHGYLAGFTVRPGSLESREVIECLYACREGLDYSDFDSLGKGMKVHVNPSQSLLTLEGDDVETFNHAIQHVAYMNSLRFATPGVRPLRLTTAVKCFSEESCVSIPDVEGYVVVLQPDAPQILLSGTAHFAHPASDLEAPEGIPLFPNLQITCSISHQVEAKKDENWHGTVTDTRMSDEIVHNLDGCEISLVGDDLDPEREYLLLDGALLQQRGLELVNTSAYLTITGVESIAVYEEILRQVSYHINHGAALYERKFHLSCTEMNGRYSSNEFTVEVNVLHNINRAAHPNHIMSSQQFVHRGHHLPAELSGHSLASTHNNPMVPSAATVIIVVCVGFLALMVILGILRIHSLHRRGMGQEVPGAAESGHSSTGGKESDMFWDDSALTIIVNPMESYQSCQERAAGSVEGRTGEGMEDDDDSTDSETPDSPDSSDMNDRHIIGKGDVSHRY; translated from the exons ATGCTGCAgtgcggggcggggccgggcggggcgcgg CCGCTGCCGGAGGTGCCGCCGTCCCtgcgcgccgccgccgccgcgggagCGAGGGCGTGGGTCCTGCCGGgacccgccgccgccgccgccatgggCGACCCTCGGCCCCGCGCCGCCgtcctcctccctctgctctgcctctgcgCCGCGCTGCCCGGCAGCTCCTCCAACAAAG CAAACAAGCACAAACCATGGATTGAAGCCGAGTACCAGGGCATCGTCATGGAGAATGACAACACCGTCCTGCTTAACCCGCCGCTGTTTGCTCTGGACAAAGATGCCCCACTGCGCTATGCAG GTGAAATCTGTGGGTTCAGGATCCATGGGTCAGGGGTACCTTTTGAAGCTGTGATCCTGGACAAAGCTACAGGAGAGGGGCTGATCCGGGCCAAGGAACCAGTGGATTGTGAAGCGCATAAGGAGCACACATTTACCATCCAGGCCTATGACTGTGGAGAGGGACCTGATGGAGCAAATACCAAAAAATCACACAA GGCCACAGTGCACGTCCGAGTGAACGACGTGAATGAGTTTGCCCCAGTCTTTGTGGAGAAGCTGTACCGCGTGGCAGTGACCGAGGGAAAGCTGTATGACCGCATCTTGCGTGTGGAGGCCATCGACGGCGACTGCTCCCCGCAGTACAGCCAGATCTGCTACTACGAGATCCTCACCCCCAATATTCCCTTCCTCATTGACAACGATG GGAACATCGAGAACACGGAGAAGCTGCAGTACAGTGCGGATCGTGTCTACAAATTCACAGTGACAGCCTATGACTGTGGAAAGAAGAGGGCTTCTGATGATGCTGAAGTGGAAATCCAGGTGAAACCCACCTGCAAGCCCAGCTGGCAGG GCTGGAACAAGAGGATTGAGTACACCCCCGGTGCAGGCAGCCTGGCACTATTCCCCACCATTCACCTGGAGACCTGTGATGAGCCTCTGTGGAACATCCAGGCCACGGTGGAGCTGCAGACCAACCATGTGGCCAAGGGCTGTGACCGGGACAACTACTCGGAGAAGTCCCTGCGCAAACTCTGTG GTGCTGCCTCAGGAGAGATTGACCTGCTGCCAGTGCCTAGCCCCACAGCAAACTGGACGGCGCGGCTCTCGGTGCACTACAGTCAGGACAGCAGCCTCATCTACTGGTTCAatggcagccaggctgcccaggtGCCTGTGGTGAACGGCCCAAATGGCCACGAGGGGCTGAGTGACCActtcaccctgtccctgtggatgAAGCATGCCGTGGTGCCCAGCAAAGGCAGGCGGGAAGAGGAGACGGTGATCTGCAGTACAGTGCGGAGCG AGGACGGCTACTCTCACTACTCTCTGGCTGTGCATGGCTGCCGGATTTCTTTCCTCTACTGGCCGTTGCTGGAAAGCGCGAGGCCTGTGAAATTCCTCTGGAAGCTTGAGCAG GTCTGCGACGACGAGTGGCACCACTACGCCCTCAACCTGGAGTTCCCCACGGTGACGCTGTACGTCGATGGCGTCTCCTACGACCCTGCCCTGATCCACGACAACGGCCTCATCCACCCGCCGCGGCCTGAGCCTTCCCTCATGATCGGGGCCTGCTGGGCCG AGGagaaaaccaaagagaaaaccaaagGAAGTGAAAACACCACTGATTCTGTGCAAG GAGATCCTCTGTCGATCCACCACTACTTCCATGGTTACTTGGCTGGCTTCACTGTGCGCCCTGGTAGCTTGGAGAGCCGGGAGGTTATTGAATGCCTGTATGCCTGCCGTGAGGGGCTTGATTACAGTGACTTCGACAGTCTGGGCAAAGGGATGAAG GTTCATGTGAACCCCTCTCAGTCCCTGCTCACCTTGGAGGGTGATGATGTGGAAACCTTCAACCACGCGATCCAGCACGTGGCTTACATGAATTCACTGCGCTTTGCTACCCCTGGGGTCCGACCACTCAGGCTCACCACTGCTGTCAA GTGTTTCAGTGAGGAGTCCTGTGTCTCCATTCCTGATGTGGAAGGCTATGTTGTGGTGCTACAGCCTGATGCCCCCCAGATCCTGCTGAGTGGCACGGCCCACTTTGCTCATCCTGCGTCAGACCTTGAGGCTCCAGAAGGAATTCCCCTGTTCCCCAACCTCCAGATCACCTGCTCTATTTCTCACCAGGTGGAGGCCAAGAAGGATGAGAACTGGCATGGCACCG TGACAGACACACGAATGTCAGATGAGATTGTGCACAACCTGGATGGCTGCGAGATCTCATTGGTGGGAGATGACTTGGACCCAGAGAGGGAGTACCTGCTCctggatggggccctgctgcagcagcggGGCCTGGAGCTCGTTAACACCTCTGCCTACCTGACCATCACAG GCGTGGAGAGCATTGCGGTTTACGAGGAGATCCTACGCCAGGTCTCCTACCACATCAACCACGGTGCTGCCCTCTATGAAAGGAAGTTTCACCTGTCCTGCACTGAGATGAATGGACGCTACTCCAGCAACGAGTTCACTGTCGAG GTGAATGTTCTCCACAACATCAACCGAGCTGCTCATCCCAACCATATCATGAGCTCCCAGCAGTTTGTGCACCGAGGCCATCATTTACCTGCAGAGCTGTCTGGGCACAGTTTGGCAAGCACCCACAACAACCCAA TGGTCCCCAGTGCTGCCACTGTCATCATCGTGGTGTGTGTGGGCTTCCTGGCACTTATGGTGATCCTCGGCATCCTGCGCATCCACTCGCTGCACCGCCGGGGAATGGGGCAAGaggtccctggggctgctgagtcggggcacagcagcactgggggcaaGGAGAGCGACATGTTCTGGGACGACTCGGCCCTCACCATCATCGTCAACCCCATGGAG TCCTACCAGAGCTGTCAGGAGAGGGCAGCGGGCAGTGTGGAGGGCAGAACTGGCGAGGGCATGGAGGATGATGACGACAGCACCGACTCGGAGACACCCGACTCCCCGGACAGCAGTGACATGAATGACCGGCACATCATCGGCAAAGGTGACGTCTCTCACCGCTACTAG
- the LOC135453133 gene encoding solute carrier family 25 member 33-like — MSQHSTLLHLLAGGCGGTAGAILTCPLEVVKTRLQSSQLALRPLCLPEIQLPGMSVRLMNPTPPSPGVLKLLRAILEKEGKRSLFRGLGPNLAGVAPSRAIYFAAYSATKERLNTVLVPESKEVHILAAACAGISSATLTNPIWLVKTRMQLEARVKGETASSALQCAMHVYRTEGLRGFYRGITASYAGVSETIIHFVIYEALKKELRNSQHSHSPSLTLPQNNNDFFGLMSAAAVSKTCATCIAYPHEVIRTRLREEGSRYRSLAQTLQLVVREEGPLALYRGLLAHLIRQIPNAAIMMATYELIVHLASPTL; from the exons aTGTCGCAGCACAGCACGCTGCTCCACCTGCTCGCCGGAGG ATGTGGTGGAACTGCTGGAGCCATCCTGACGTGTCCCCTGGAAGTGGTGAAGACACGTCTGCAGTCATCCCAGCTGGCACTGCGGCCTCTGTGCCTCCCAGAGATTCAGCTGCCAGGGATGAGTGTGAGGCTAATGAATCCCACCCCACCATCTCCTGGAGTGCTCAAGTTGCTGAG GGCCATCCTTGAGAAGGAAGGCAAACGGTCCCTGTTCCGAGGTCTGGGTCCAAACCTCGCTGGGGTTGCTCCTTCCCG GGCTATATATTTTGCTGCCTATTCTGCTACTAAGGAGAGGCTTAATACTGTCCTGGTGCCGGAGTCTAAGGAAGTACACATATtagcagcagcctgtgcag GCATTAGCTCAGCCACACTCACCAACCCCATCTGGCTAGTGAAAACGAGGATGCAGCTGGAAGCCAG GGTGAAGGGGGAGACAGCCAGCAGCGCTCTCCAGTGTGCCATGCACGTGTACCGCACAGAAGGCCTGCGTGGATTTTACCGTGGGATCACTGCCTCCTATGCCGGAGTGTCAGAGACCATCATACACTTTGTCATCTATGAAGCACTGAAAAAGGAGCTGAGAAACAGCcagcattcccattccccatcacTCACACTTCCACAAAACAACAACGATTTCTTCGGACTAATGAGCGCTGCCGCTGTCTCCAAAACATGCGCTACGTGCATTGCATATCCACACG AGGTCATTCGGACGCGGTTGCGAGAGGAGGGCTCCCGGTACCGTTCCTTGGCACAGACTCTGCAGCTGGTGGTCCGTGAAGAGGGACCCTTGGCTTTGTACCGGGGGCTCCTGGCGCACCTGATCCGCCAGATCCCAAACGCCGCCATCATGATGGCCACCTACGAACTCATCGTTCATTTGGCCTCTCCCACCTTGTAA